The genomic window CGGCTATCAAGGCAGGCTGGAAGCAGGCCGTCTGAAAACCGGCGACGAGGTCAAAATCCTGCCTAGCGGACATACCGCCAAAATCGCCGAAATCTACAATCCAAACGGCAAAACCGAATCCGCCGAAGCAGGCGAAGTGCTGACCGTCACGCTCGACACCGACCTCGACATCTCGCGCGGCAACAGCATCGCCGCCGCCGACAGCCCCGTCGCGCCCGAACAGCAGTTTCAAGCCGCGCTGTGCTGGTTCGACGACATCCCGCTCAACCTGCGCCGCAAATACCTGCTGAAACACACCACCCAGACCACCCCCGTCAAAATCAGCGCGATTTCTTACGTTTGGGACGTGAACACCCTCAGCCGCGTCGAATCCGCCGACACGCTCAAACTCAACGACATCGGCAGCGTCAGCCTCAAAACCCAGCAGCCGATCGCCGCCGCGCCCTACGAAGAAAACCATGCCCTCGGCGCGTTCATCCTGATAGACGAAGCCACCAACCACACCGTCGCCGCAGGCATGATACGCAAGGCTGACCAAACGGACAGTTTTGAAATTTAAAACAAGGGCATCTTGAATTGAAGAGGTCGTCTAAAAAACCGAAGCAGAGTTTTTCAGACGACCTCTTCAGTTTGGCAGATTAAGGCAGGGAATATGGCAGGTAGGCTTTAAGCCATACGGCGTTGCCTTATCCTCAGCCAGCGCGGTGGGAAATCACAGTGAATTAAAATAACAAAATCGCGGCATGGCATTTTTCATTTGGATACATGGTAAAAGGTCGTCTGAAATCGGAAAGAAAGGTTTTCAGACGACCTCTCATGACGGCTCGTCTGAATCAAACAGGCTTCGGCACGCATACAGCAGCCCGCCCGCCAATACGGCAAGGCCCACCGCCGCCCAGTACGCATCGGCATAGCCGACCGCCTTTGCCAGCCGCAGGGCGGCGAAACCGGCCGCGTAACTGCCGAGCAGGATGACGGAAAATTGCAGGCTGCTGTCGAGTGCGGCAGTGGCGCGGTCGGATTTGTCCATCACTAACGCCAGTATCACCGGCAGCAGCAGCGTGTAGCTCAGGCTCAGGGCGATGATTTGCGCGGGCGGCAGCCAAGGGTGGACGCGGGCGAGCGCGTCGATGGCGGTCATGGACGCCAAAAGCGGCAGTTGCAGCGCGTAGAGCAGGAACACGAGTTTACGGCGCGGATAATTGCGCGAAAACCAGCCCGACAGTGGCGTAACAATCAGGCAGGCAACAGGAATGCACACCGCCAGAATCCCGCCCGTCTGCTTCGGGGTGAAGCCCAAATCCGCCAGCTTGGGCACAAAAGTCGCCGCCGCAAACGCATACGGCGCGGCAACGGCAAACAGCAAAACCAGCCACCGCCAGCCCGTTTCAGGCCGTCGCCAAAAGGAGATCAGCCGCGCCGCCAACGCCGTCAAACCGCCTTGCGCCGTCGGGCTTTCCGGCTCGCGGTAGCACAAGAGTTGCAGCAACATCAGCAGGCTGAACGCCAGCATAAAGCCCGCCGCCGCCGTCTGCCCGTATTCCTGATACAGCCACAACACCAGCGCGCCGCCGATTATCTTGCCGCCGCGCGCCGCCATCGTCTGAATTACACCGCCGAAACCGCGTTCGCGGTGCGGCAGGACGATGCACGACAAGCCCAGCATCGCGCAGCCGTACACCGCCGACATTGCCGAGAGCAAAACGCAGCAGGTCAAAAGCAGCGGGAAGTTCTGCGTGATGTCGGTGCAGGCCATCAGCCCGAACACCGCCGAAAGCCCCAGCGTCGCCGCCGGCAGCCAGCCGCGAAACCGCCCGAACCGCCCCGCCGGCCGCCGCTCCATCAGCGCGGCAAACAACACCTTCGCCGCTTCGATACCGCCGATTAAATGTATCCAGCTCAGTTGGTTCAGGCTGTAACCGTGGTTTTTCAAAATAGCGACCAGCGCGACCAGATAAAAACCGGTCAGCGTGAATTTGTAGGTGCTGCCGCCGATAAGAAGCAGCCAGTCGCGCGGGGCGGGGGATGCGGGGGTTTGCGGCATGGTGTTTCCTTGGTTTCTACAGGTAAGTCTATAGATTGGATCGCAACCTTCGTTTTCACGCTTGATAATGGTATCCCCGCATTTTTACTGTAGTAAGTATCGTTTCCTAAATCACCGTAGAATATGGTATGTCCCGAACTGCCATATAAAGTATCATTATGGTCCGTACCGGTAATGAGGACGGATGGGTTGTTTTTTAAAGAAAGCGATGTCTCAGCCATAATAGTTCTCCTGTGGAAAAATGGATGGCAAGAGTGAATAATAATTTATATCTAATTGAAATTAATAATTTTTTTATTATATGGCATGATGTCGATTGTATCGGGGAAAGCAATAATAGAGAAAGTATATTAAATTAATATATTATTTAGTATGTTAATTTAGAATTAGAAATAATCAGGTGAAATATTTGGTGTGCCGATAATAGGGAAAGTAAAACAGAAAAGGTCGTCTGAAAACTATTTTTCAGACGACCTTTTTACCGTTTATCACTCAAGAAAGCGACGGATTACTCCCGTACCTGTCCGTCGCCCAACACTATCCATTTCTGCGAAGTCAGACCGTGCAGGCCGACGGGTCCGCGGACGTGGATTTTGTCGGTGGAAATGCCGATTTCCGCGCCGAGGCCGTACTCGAAGCCGTCGGCGAAGCGGGTGGAGGCATTGACCATGACGCTGGCGCTGTCGACTGTGCGCAGGAAGGTGCGGGCATCGGTGTAGGATTCGGTTACGATGCTGTCGGTGTGGTGGCTGCCGTGGGTGTTGATGTGTGCGACGGCTTCTTCGAGGCTGTCGACGATTTTGACGGAGAGAATGGGGGCGAGGTATTCGGTGTCCCAGTCTTCTTCGGAGGCCGTCTGAATGTGGGACAGGATGGACAGGGTACGCGGGCAGCCGCGCAGCTCGACGTTGCGGGTGGCGTATTTCTCTGCCAGTACGGGCAGGATTTCGGCGGCGCGGCTTTGGTGGACGAGCAGGGTTTCCATGGTGTTGCAGGTGCCGTAGCGCGAGGTTTTGGCGTTGAAGGCGATATTGACAGCTTTTTCGGCGTCGGCGGCGCGGTCGATATAGACGTGGCAGATGCCGTCGAGGTGTTTGATGACGGGCACGCGGGCTTCTACGGCGATGCGGGAAACCAGCGATTTGCCGCCGCGCGGGATGACGACGTCGATAAACTCGGGGCTTTGCAGCATGGCGCCGACGCTTTCGCGGTCGGTGTTTTCAATCAGGCTGACGGCCGCTGCGGGCAGGCCGTTTTCAACTAACGCCTGCGTAATCAGTTTGGAGAGCGCCATATTGCTGTTGAAGGCTTCGCTGCCGCCGCGCAGGACGCAGGCGTTGCCGGACTTGAGGCAGAGGGCGGCAGCATCGACGGTTACGTTGGGGCGGGATTCATAAATGATACCGACAACGCCCAGCGGGACGCGCATTTTGCCGATTTGCAGGCCGTTTTCGCGGGTGCGGAATTCGTCCATTTCACCGACGGGGTCAGGCAGGGCGGCAATCTGGCGCAAACCTTCGCACATGGCGTCTATGGTTTTTTCGGTCAGCCGCAGGCGGTCGAGCAGGGCGTCGTTCAAACCTTTCTGCGCGGCCTGTTCCATATCTTGAGCGTTGGCGGCGAGGATGGCGGTTTGATGGTGTCTGATGAGTTCGGCAGTGCGCAGGAGTGCGGCGTTTTTTTGCGCGGTCTCTGCGGCGGCGACAACATAGGAAGCCTGCTTGGCGGCGGACGCGGTGCGGCGGACGTAGTCTTGGATGTTTTGCATGGTATTTCTGCGGAAAAAGTGGGAATGGGTTGATGATAAGGTCGTCTGAACGGGAATTCAATACAAAACAGGGTGGAGGCGGCTAACTTGCGGTTTGTTTCACGGCAGTATGGGGTTTCGAGGTCAATGGTGGAAAGGTCGTCTGAAAATTTGAAAGTGGGTTTCAGGCGGCAGTTAGTCGGGCAGTTATTCCCACTTCTGCATAGGCAGGGGCGGGAATAACGATGGTGGATAAACACCGTATCGGGAAGCGTTAGATTTTGTGGGCAAAGCCCACGCTACTTCTGTCTGAAAAGATAGGGTGAAGGAGAACAAGAAGCCTCTATGCCGTCATTCCCGCGCAGGCGGGAATCCAGAGATTTCAAGCCTTATCAATCTTTAAACATTCCTAAAAATCAAAGTCTGGATTCCCGCCTGCGCGGGAATGACGGCGTGGGTATTGCCATTTTAATCTGTTTTGGAAGGCAGGTTTCAGACGACCTTTTGTCGTATGGTCTTACTGCTGATTACAGGATTGTCGGTTGATGTTTATTAGGATTCCGTTTCCGCCAATTCCTCCGCCGCTTTTTGAACCATGTCCGGCGTGAGTTTGTTCAGGCAGTCGGTGTGTCCCAACGGGCATTCGCGTTTGAAGCAGGGCGAGCATTCGAGGTGCAGGCTGACGATTTTGGCTTTTTGGCTCAAGGGCGGGGTATGGTCGGGGCTGGACGAACCGTAGGCGGCGACGAGTTTGCGGTCGAGGGCGGCGGCGAGGTGCATCAGGCCACTGTCGTTGCAGACGACGGTGTCGGCGCAGGAGAGCAGGTCAATCGCTTCGGAAAGGTTGGTTTTGCCGCAGAGGTTGGTGCAGAGGCCGTCTGAAAGTCGGTTGATTTCTTCGGCGATGTCGAAATCTTTTTGCGAGCCGAACAGCCAAACCTGCCAGCCCTCCGCCAGATAGCGGCGGCCGAGTTCGGCAAAATGGCGCGCGGGCCAGCGTTTGGCGGGGCCGTATTCCGCGCCCGGACAGAAGGCAAGAACGGGTTTGTCGGTGTTTAAGCCGTATTTGGCAAGCGCAGCGGCGCGGCTTTCGGGGGAAATGGTGAAACGCGGGTTATCAGAATGTCCGTTGAAGTCCGCCTGCGTCGGGTGGGCGAGGGCGGTGTAGCGGTCAACCATCAGGGGCAGGGCGGCTTTGTCGAGTTTACGGATGTCGTTGAGCAGCAGATAGCGCGATTCGCCGACGTAGCCGGTGCGCTGCTTGATGCCGGTGGCGAAAGCGATGAGGGCGGATTTGAGCGAGCCGGGCAGGACGATGACTTGGTCGTAACCCTGTTTGCCCAGTTCGCGCCCGATGTGCCAGCGTTTTTTCAGTTCCAACGCGCCGTGTCCGAACGGGTTTTCGATGACGCGGCTGATTTCGGGCATACGCTCGAACACCGCCATCGACCATTTGGGTGCGAATGCGTCTATGGTGCAGCCGGGATGGAGTTCGTGCAGGCGGCGGTAAAGCGGCTGGGTCATGACGCAGTCGCCGATCCAGCTCGGGGTGATGATGAGGATTTTTTTGGACATGGTGGTAGGGTAGGTTTGTATTGCGCGATATTGTAGCCGATTTAAAAAGGTCGTCTGAAAAACATTTTCAGACGACCTTTTTGCATTGTGGGCGATTAATGCCAACGGCTGTCGTTTTCGCACGGAATACCGTCATGATCACCGTCCATTTTGGTGTTTGGGCAGTTTTTGATAAAAAATTCCGCCTCTTCCAAAGAGTTCATTTGGGAACAGTGCTGACGACTGTCGCATTTGAATGCAGTGGTAGTGTCGGTGGCGGCGGCGGAGCCGGTTGAAGCAGTTGAACCGTGTTTGAAAGCAGTACGCCCGCTTGCCGCGTCTTTCCATGCCTTGCGTTCGGCTTTCATCTTTTCGGCAACTTCGGACACCATCGTAACCGGTGCAGCCGCCGTTGTTTCCTGTACCTGACGGCGGTATTCCTGCCAATAGTTCCAGCCGAACCATCCGCCTGCGGCCAAGAGGGCAATGACGGGGATGATCCACAGGAGTTTGGAAAAGGCTGCTTTAAAAGGCTCGGGCTCGGGGGCGAAAAAGTCGGTTTCGCCGATGCAGTCGGAAGCGAAGCAGATGTTTTCCGCTTCGTCGCGTCCGCGTCTGCCTTTGATGATTTCAAACGATACGCGCTGACCTTCGGCGGGCGGGTGCGGCAGTGTGGTGAAGGCGGAGAGCGGGGCGAATATTTCCTTGCCCATGTTTTCTTCCCGGATGGCTCCGAACCTCCGATTATCGTTCCAGCGGATGATGGTTCCGTAATGACGCATTTTATCTATATAGAATAGTTGTTGTTTAGGTCGGTATTTTAAACGAAATCTATAAATGGACAAGAGGAAGGGTTGATATTTATATGTAAATTTCGGGTTTTAAAGTTAAGAAAGATATTTTTGAAAACAGGTTGTTAATATTTTTATGATTTTATGGGTACTTTGTTGTTGTCATGCCGGGGTCGTCTGAAAACGCGTCTTCATGTTTGAGCGAACGTGCTTTATCCGCTTTCAGACGACCAGTGTGTTGTATCAAAGCAAAGGCTGCTGCCGCACGATGGCGCGGATGATGGCGCGGTTGGGGTGCAGGGCGGTGCGCAGGCGTTGGGACAGGGGCTGGGGCAGGCTGAGGATGTCGGCGGCAATGGCGGCGGCGCAGACGGGGGCGGTGGCAAGGCCGCGCGTGCCGTGGGCGGTGTTGATGTAGGCGTTCGGCAGGTAGGGGCAGGGGATGTTGTCGAGGCGGTAGTTTTTATCCAGCGAGAGTTTGGCGTAGGCGGTTTGCATGGCGGCGATGTCGCCGAGCGCGCCGACGACGGGCAGGTGGTCGGGGCTGTCGCAGCGCAGGGCGGCGTGTCCTTGCGGTTTTGCAAAGGGGTCGTCTGAAAACGAGCAAGGCGAGTTTTGCTCAAACAATGATTGCGCCAATGGCGGGTTGAGCTGTTGCAGGGCGGCGCGGTTGGCGGTTTCTTCGTGCGGATGCCAAGCGTCGTCGTTGCTGTTGAGGACGAAGGTTGCGCCGTAGCAGTGTTGCCCTTGCCAGCTCGGGCTGATGTAGCTTTCACCGGATAGGGCGCAGCGCAGGCGTTTGGAAAAACCGCTTGCCGCCGTTACGCCGGTTTGCCCGCGGATTTGGCGGAACGGCAGGGCGGAGACGTTGGCGTCGGCGGCGTTCGGGCTGTGTGCGCCCATGCAGTAAATGATGTGGGTTGCGCTGAAGCTGCCGCGCGGTGTGTGTGCCGTCCAGTTTGCGCCGTCGTATTCGGCGGAGGATAAGGGCGTGTCTTCGTGAAACGCAATCAGCGGGTGATTCAGCAAGGCGCGGACAACGGCGGGCGGGTTCAGCCATACGCCCTGCGGCCAGTAGAGGCCGTCTGAAAAGACGTCTATGCCTGCAATTTGCGCGGCTTCGTCGGTGGACACGCTGCGGTAAAGGTGGGCGTGATGTTGCTGCAAACCCAATGCCTGATTGCGTTTGCGTTCGGATTCGTCAAAATTAAGATGCAACACGCCGTCGCCGCCCCATGCGTCGAAATCGGGCAACAGGTCTTGCAGCAGGCGGCGGGTGTAGCCGTAGCCGGCCAGCAGCAGTTCGGTCTGCTCGGTGTCGTGCGGCGAGATTTTGGCGTAGAGCAGCCCTTGGCGGTTGCCGCTGCCGCCTTGCGCCGCTTTGCCCGCTTCCAAAACGGTAACGCGCACGCCGTGTTCCGCCAGCTTGCGCGCGGTTGCGGCGCCGGCTATGCCCGCGCCGATAACCAGCGCGTGTTCGGGCGGAGTGGTGGCTTGAGGTCGTCTGAACCAAGGTTTGACAGGCTTGGGGGCGGCTTGCGGTACGGCTTCGGTCTGCCATTCGATACGGTCGAAATGTTCGTGCAGGCTGTCGGCGCAGTGTGGCGGGACAAGCCAGAGATGTACGTCGGGCAACAGGTTTTCCAGAAAGTTGACGCTGTTGAACTGAAGGCATTTCACGGCTTGGTCGAGGCGGGTTTTCAGACGACACTCCAACTCGGTCGGGGCATCGGACAAAGGAAAATCGGGCATGCGGTTTTCGCTCAGACAGGCAACCAGATGCAGCGGCGTGGGACGGGTTTCGATCACGCGGGCAAGTTCGGCGAGAGCGGGCGGGGTGTTCCAAGCGAGGATGGGCATAGCGGGGTCGTCTGAAAAAAGTAGGTAAACGGGTAAAAGTATCTCAGTAATTTTTATCGTCTTTTATCATCAATTTTTAGTGTAAATGATTGATGAATTTTGTTATTCCAGCCTGCGCGGGAATGACGGGATATCTGAAAACTGGGCAATCGGGTTTCAGACGACCTTTTGCGTTTATACGAGCTGTTCGCCCCAGTGGAGTTTTTGGCGCAGGGTTCGGAAGTATTGGTAGTCGGTAGGATGGAGGATGCGCAGGGGGTTGTGGTAGCGGCGGATGATGATGCGGTCGAGGTTTTGTACGTCGATGAAGGATTGTCCGTCGAAATGGACGCGGGCATCACCGCTTTGGGTAACGAGGATTTCGATTTCGGAGGTGTCGGGGATGGCGATGGGGCGGTTGGTCATGGATTGGGGGCAGATGGGCACGAGGGTGAAGGCGTGCAAGCCTGCCTGCATGATGGGGCCGCCTGCAGCAAGGGAGTAGGCGGTGGAGCCGGTGGGGGTGGAGACGATGAGGCCGTCGGAGCGTTGGGTATAGACGAATTCTTGGTTGATGAAGACTTCGAACTCTATCATTTGGCCTGCACCGCCGCGCGAGAGGACGGCGTCGTTGAGGGCGAGGGCGCGGTGGAAGGTTTGTCCGTCGCGGACGAGGGCGGCTTCGATGAGGATGCGCTCTTCGGGCAGGTATTTGCCTTCGAGGACGGGCAGCAGCTCTTCGGTCATGTTTTCGCGGGGGATTTGGGTGAGGAAGCCTAAATGCCCTTGGTTGATGCCGATAACGGGTACGGCGCGGGGAGCGATTTCGCGGGCGACGGAGAGGAATGTGCCGTCGCCGCCGAGGACGATGACGAGGTCGCAGTGTTTGCCCAAGTCGGATTTGCTGACGATGTGGCAGCCGACGGTATCTTGAACATAGATGCAGCGTTCTTCTATGCCGATTTCGTCCAGATAGACGGTGAGGCCGTGTCCCTGCAGGAAGTGGATGAGGGTGTGGGCGGTGTTTTGGATTTCGGGGGTATTGGGGCGGGTTACGATACCGATGTTGTGAAACGGGCTGTTCATAGGCATGGGTCGTCTGAAAATTAGTCTATCCAGATGTCGCGTTCGAGCCGGTCGAGGCGTTCGTTGAGGCGGGCGACGTCATCGCGCAGTTTGTCCACTTCTTCCATCCAGGCGGACAGGGTGGCGGCGTCGATAACGGGGGATTCGGGTTCGCGGGAAAAGTCGCTGATTTGCTCGGCTATGCTTTGTCCGATTTTTTTGACGGTTTGCCCGATGTTTGCGGCGCGTTCGCTGATGCTGCCTGCGAGTGAGTCGCCGAAGATGCGGGCGAGGTCGTCTGAAGCGTAGTAGCGCAGGCTGCCGAGTATGGGCAGGACGGTCATGCCGAGCATGAGGTCGCCTTCGAGGCTGATGTCGCCGACACCAGGTTCTTGTCCGGTGAGTATTTTGCGGATGGCGCTTTGGTGGAAGGTGATGAGGGTGTCGGCGGGTTGGTCGGCGGTTTCGAGGAAGCCGTCGTGATTGATGCGTCCGGTCAGTCCGAATCCGGCGAGGTTGAGGCTCAGGGTTTTGCCTGACAGGCGGGACAGGTCTTGTTGATGTTCCGGATTTTGCTGTATCAGGTGGTTGATAACGGGAAATAGGGCGGACATAGGGTGTTCTCGATACTTTCGGGCTTGGGGTTGTATAGTGGGTGAACTTGATTTGTGCGGCGATGTTTCGCCTTATCCTGATTTTGTCGACTCACTACGTTAAGTAAGACTGTGTTTTTTGGTTTTGGTTTTGCCGCTGCCGAAAGGTCGTCTGAAACGGTTGCGGAGCGCCAATTTTACAGGCTTAATCCGTCGGCGGAAACGGTATTTACAATTTTGCCGCCGCCGGTGCCGTCGGGCGCGAAATTGGGCGGTGGGAGGCCGAGTTTGGCGGCTTC from Neisseria sp. DTU_2020_1000833_1_SI_GRL_NUU_006 includes these protein-coding regions:
- a CDS encoding excalibur calcium-binding domain-containing protein, whose protein sequence is MGKEIFAPLSAFTTLPHPPAEGQRVSFEIIKGRRGRDEAENICFASDCIGETDFFAPEPEPFKAAFSKLLWIIPVIALLAAGGWFGWNYWQEYRRQVQETTAAAPVTMVSEVAEKMKAERKAWKDAASGRTAFKHGSTASTGSAAATDTTTAFKCDSRQHCSQMNSLEEAEFFIKNCPNTKMDGDHDGIPCENDSRWH
- a CDS encoding glutamate-5-semialdehyde dehydrogenase, encoding MQNIQDYVRRTASAAKQASYVVAAAETAQKNAALLRTAELIRHHQTAILAANAQDMEQAAQKGLNDALLDRLRLTEKTIDAMCEGLRQIAALPDPVGEMDEFRTRENGLQIGKMRVPLGVVGIIYESRPNVTVDAAALCLKSGNACVLRGGSEAFNSNMALSKLITQALVENGLPAAAVSLIENTDRESVGAMLQSPEFIDVVIPRGGKSLVSRIAVEARVPVIKHLDGICHVYIDRAADAEKAVNIAFNAKTSRYGTCNTMETLLVHQSRAAEILPVLAEKYATRNVELRGCPRTLSILSHIQTASEEDWDTEYLAPILSVKIVDSLEEAVAHINTHGSHHTDSIVTESYTDARTFLRTVDSASVMVNASTRFADGFEYGLGAEIGISTDKIHVRGPVGLHGLTSQKWIVLGDGQVRE
- the waaF gene encoding lipopolysaccharide heptosyltransferase II, encoding MSKKILIITPSWIGDCVMTQPLYRRLHELHPGCTIDAFAPKWSMAVFERMPEISRVIENPFGHGALELKKRWHIGRELGKQGYDQVIVLPGSLKSALIAFATGIKQRTGYVGESRYLLLNDIRKLDKAALPLMVDRYTALAHPTQADFNGHSDNPRFTISPESRAAALAKYGLNTDKPVLAFCPGAEYGPAKRWPARHFAELGRRYLAEGWQVWLFGSQKDFDIAEEINRLSDGLCTNLCGKTNLSEAIDLLSCADTVVCNDSGLMHLAAALDRKLVAAYGSSSPDHTPPLSQKAKIVSLHLECSPCFKRECPLGHTDCLNKLTPDMVQKAAEELAETES
- a CDS encoding NAD(+) kinase — translated: MNSPFHNIGIVTRPNTPEIQNTAHTLIHFLQGHGLTVYLDEIGIEERCIYVQDTVGCHIVSKSDLGKHCDLVIVLGGDGTFLSVAREIAPRAVPVIGINQGHLGFLTQIPRENMTEELLPVLEGKYLPEERILIEAALVRDGQTFHRALALNDAVLSRGGAGQMIEFEVFINQEFVYTQRSDGLIVSTPTGSTAYSLAAGGPIMQAGLHAFTLVPICPQSMTNRPIAIPDTSEIEILVTQSGDARVHFDGQSFIDVQNLDRIIIRRYHNPLRILHPTDYQYFRTLRQKLHWGEQLV
- a CDS encoding MFS transporter, with translation MPQTPASPAPRDWLLLIGGSTYKFTLTGFYLVALVAILKNHGYSLNQLSWIHLIGGIEAAKVLFAALMERRPAGRFGRFRGWLPAATLGLSAVFGLMACTDITQNFPLLLTCCVLLSAMSAVYGCAMLGLSCIVLPHRERGFGGVIQTMAARGGKIIGGALVLWLYQEYGQTAAAGFMLAFSLLMLLQLLCYREPESPTAQGGLTALAARLISFWRRPETGWRWLVLLFAVAAPYAFAAATFVPKLADLGFTPKQTGGILAVCIPVACLIVTPLSGWFSRNYPRRKLVFLLYALQLPLLASMTAIDALARVHPWLPPAQIIALSLSYTLLLPVILALVMDKSDRATAALDSSLQFSVILLGSYAAGFAALRLAKAVGYADAYWAAVGLAVLAGGLLYACRSLFDSDEPS
- a CDS encoding SCP2 domain-containing protein; translated protein: MSALFPVINHLIQQNPEHQQDLSRLSGKTLSLNLAGFGLTGRINHDGFLETADQPADTLITFHQSAIRKILTGQEPGVGDISLEGDLMLGMTVLPILGSLRYYASDDLARIFGDSLAGSISERAANIGQTVKKIGQSIAEQISDFSREPESPVIDAATLSAWMEEVDKLRDDVARLNERLDRLERDIWID
- the mnmC gene encoding FAD-dependent 5-carboxymethylaminomethyl-2-thiouridine(34) oxidoreductase MnmC gives rise to the protein MPILAWNTPPALAELARVIETRPTPLHLVACLSENRMPDFPLSDAPTELECRLKTRLDQAVKCLQFNSVNFLENLLPDVHLWLVPPHCADSLHEHFDRIEWQTEAVPQAAPKPVKPWFRRPQATTPPEHALVIGAGIAGAATARKLAEHGVRVTVLEAGKAAQGGSGNRQGLLYAKISPHDTEQTELLLAGYGYTRRLLQDLLPDFDAWGGDGVLHLNFDESERKRNQALGLQQHHAHLYRSVSTDEAAQIAGIDVFSDGLYWPQGVWLNPPAVVRALLNHPLIAFHEDTPLSSAEYDGANWTAHTPRGSFSATHIIYCMGAHSPNAADANVSALPFRQIRGQTGVTAASGFSKRLRCALSGESYISPSWQGQHCYGATFVLNSNDDAWHPHEETANRAALQQLNPPLAQSLFEQNSPCSFSDDPFAKPQGHAALRCDSPDHLPVVGALGDIAAMQTAYAKLSLDKNYRLDNIPCPYLPNAYINTAHGTRGLATAPVCAAAIAADILSLPQPLSQRLRTALHPNRAIIRAIVRQQPLL